From Malaciobacter mytili LMG 24559:
AAACGTAATCGTTGCGAAGACTTTAAATTACTTAAGAGAAAATGTTAAAGCTGGTATGACTTTAAAAGAAGTTGATGCTTTAGGTGATAAATTTATAACTGACTTGGGTGCTAGACCTTCGTTTAAAGGTCTTTATGGTTTCCCTAATGCTATTTGTACTTCATTAAATGAAGTTATTATTCATGGTATACCAACAGATACTGTTTTAAAAGAAGGTGATATTTTAGGCCTAGATATTGGAACAGAATTAGAAGGTTGGTATGGTGACGCTGCTATTACAATGCCAATTGGCAAAATTTCAAAAGAAGATGAAGACTTAATCGCTTGTGCAAAAGATTCTTTATATCATGCTATTGATATTATTCATGAAGGTATGAGATTTAAAGAACTTTCAAAAGCTATTGAAGATTTTATAGTAGCAAGAGGGTATCAACCACTTGTGAGATTTTGTGGACATGGTATTGGTAAAAAACCTCACGATGAACCAGAAATTCCTAACTATGTAGAAAATGGGAATGTTAAATCTGGACCAAAAATCAAAAATGGTATGGTTTTTTGTATAGAACCTATGATTTGTCAAAAGAAAAGAGAACCTATTATTTTAGAAAATAATTGGGATGTAATTTCAGAAGATGGATTAAGAGGTAGTCATTATGAACATACAGTTGCTATCGTAAATGGTAGAGCTGAAATATTAAGTACAGTAGATTAATTAGGGAGACAATAAAGTGGCAAAAGATGATGTTATTGTGATTGATGGTAAAGTTATTGAAGCTTTACCAAATGCAATGTTCAGGGTAGAATTAGATAATGGACATGTAGTTTTATGTCATATCTCTGGAAAAATGAGAATGCATTATATTAAAATTTTACCTGGTGATACAGTAAAAGTTGAAATTACACCTTATTCACTTGATAAAGGTAGAATTACTCACAGATATAAGTAATTTTTATAAAAAGAGACATTTATTTATAAATGTGTCTCTTTTTTTTTACTTTTTTAGAATAATCTTGATAAAATAACCATAAAATTTTATAAAGTTGTTATAGTTATGAATGATATTAGAAAGATTATAAAAAATACTATTAAATCTCTTACAACGCAAGAAATTGTGGCTACTCCTGTTAAATATTCAAAAGAGTTTTATAAGCAAGCAAAAGAGTTAAATCTAAGCATTGATGAACTTAAAGAATTTGAAAAGATAATAAATTCTCTAAATGATGAAGAAAAATTATTTATAAGAGAAAATAATATTACAACCTACTATGAACTTACTCAAGTACTTTTAAATAGAGTTTCAAATAAAGATTTACTACGATTTATAGAACAATTAGATTTTTATCTAACTCCTTCAATTGATTATTCTATAGAGAATAAAATAGGTGAACTAAAAGAAGAACTTATAAGTGAACCTCAAAAACTTATTAAAAATAGCACTTTAAATAGAATTAGAAAATATACTAATGAAAGAGTTAGTAGAGATAAAATAGTAGTGCAAGAAAAAGCAAAAGATGTAAAAAAAGTTATAGGTCTTATGGGAAAATATTTTGATAAATGTTTACTTCAAAGTAATGATACATCAAAAGAAGTTTCTATGATTAAGGGTGAACTTGAAGCTTTAGAGCTATCAAAGCATTCAGCAAGAGATTTAGCAATGTTACAAAGCAAACTTGTAGATACTATTCATAAATTAGAACATAGTATTGAAGAGTCTCAAGCTGAACTTTTTAAAGGACAGAAAGATTGTGTCTTTTTACAAAAACAGATAAATAAATTACAACAAGATTTAAATGAAGTAAGTCGTGAAAAAGATATTGATTTTCTAACAGGTATTCCAAATAGAAGAGCTTTTGTAGCAGAAGTTGATAAAATAGAAAATGAATATGAGATTTTTAAATCAAAATATGCAATTGTTTTTTATGATATAGATCATTTTAAAACAATAAATGATAATTATGGGCATGAATGTGGGGATACTGTTCTTACTACTTTTGCAACTATTTTGAAAAAACTAACTCGTGAAGAAGATGTTATTTGTAGATATGGTGGGGAAGAGTTTGTTGCTCTTATTCATTATACAGAAGATAATGAAGTTATAAGTTATTTAAAGCGTGTACAAAATATAATTTCAACTAATAAATTTGTACATAAAGATATAAAACTAAAAGTAAAATTTTGTGCTGGAGTTGTATATAGAAATAAATATAACTCATATAAAGAGGCAATAAATCAAGCTGATATACTATTAAACAAAGCAAAACATGAAGGTAGAAATAAGATAATTATTGATACTGGAAACTATATTTAATTACACAAAGCTATGAAGCCTTATATTAGTTATAAGTTCACGCTAATAAGGTTATAACTAATACTTAGCTTCATAGTTTTGCATAAATTTAAAGTTTATTCTCCGTAAACTTAATCTCTTCTTCCAAAATATTCTTTTGATTTATCATAACTTGTAAATTTTGTCGTAAAAGCTCTTTATGCTTATACGACTCAATTATAAAGTTATAAAGTTTAGGTCTTGTTTTTTTCCAATTATGTAAAGTTGTCTTATTTACTCCTAAATCTTTTTCCAATTTTCTAAGACTTGGTAAAGTCATCATAAATCCTGTATTGTTGCTTAAACTCTATTGTACAAAATTTTTGAACAAAAAGCAATAAAAATTAATAAATTGTACAAATAAATGGAACAAATTTGGCTAAAAGTTTAAATTTTGTAAAATTTTGCATGACAAAAGCAGTAAAAAATAGAATTTTATATCAATTGAACTTCTTAAAATCTATTGGATTTGAGTATCATTGTAATGTTGATTTTGGAAATAATGAGTTATCTAACTCAACTTTACCTAATAATTTAGATGAGTTAGAAAATATCGTTAAGAACTGTTATTTATGTGATTTGTGTAAGAGTAGAAAAAATATTCTTTTTTCAAAGGGAAGTAAAAATGCACAAATTATGTTTATTTTAGATGAGCCAACTGCAAGTGAAGATGAAACGGGTGAGTTTTATATTGGAAAAAGTGGTGAAATCTTAGTTAAAATGATACAAAATGTTTTAGAATTGGAAGTGAACGATATATATATCACAAATATAGTAAAATGTAAAAGTAGTGAGGGATTTTATCCTACACATGCAAATAGCTGTAATGCCTATTTAAGTAAACAAATAGAGATTTTAAACCCAATGTTAATCGTAACTTTTGGAGAAAAAGCTTATAAATATCTAGTAAATGATAATAGTTCTTTTGAACAAGTAAGAGGAAATATTTTACCTTTTAAATATTATAATTTATTGCCAACTTTTTCACCCTCTATTTTACTTAGAAATCCATCACTTAAAAAAGATGCATATTATGATATGCTAAAAATAAAATCTATACTGGAGATAACTTGAGACAGATAGTATTAATATTAATTTCAATATTTTTATTTTTTGGTTGTACTCAAAAACAACAAGTAATTGAAATAAAAAAAGATGAGCAAGATATTGCTAAAACGCAGATACCTAAAACTGACAAAGCAGATGAAGAAAGCTTTTCACAAGAAGTAATAAATGAAGTAAAAGCTATTAAGGATGAGGATTTAGATGATGGAGTTTTTAAACTTGCAATTATTTATCCTTCAAAAATAGTAGGAAAGTATGCAAATAATACTGTAAATACTATAACAGGTTATTTGCTATTTAAAAATGAAAAGTTTAAAATTGAAACTTTTGATACTATAGATGAAACACCTACAAGTATAGAAGAGAAGATTAAAGAAATTGAAACTAAAAACTATTCTAAAATAATAGCTTTATTTACAGAAACGGGTTATGATAAAATGACTTCTTTTTCTTTTGATAGTAAGACAAAGGTATATTTTCCTTTATTAAATAAAGATAATTTATTTTTAACAAAAGAGAATTTTATTTATGGTGGAATTTCATATAAGAGACAAATAGAGCTTTTACAAACTATGTCAAATAATAAAAATGTTATGTATTTTCAAAATAATTATTTAGGAAATAAGCTAAAAACTATTTATGAAAATAGTGTACCTTCTATTGAAATTATAAAAGAAGTATCAGGTTCTAATAATGATTATAAAGCTTTAGTTGATAATGAAAAACTAGAAGAAGCTTCAATTATGTTAAATACTTCTATTATTAAAACTTCTATTTTATTATCTCAAATTAGAGGATTTCAAAAGCAACCAAGTGTTATTTTATCTACGCAGTTAAATTATAATCCCTTATTGATTTCTCTAACTCAAGCAGAAGATAGAATTAATTTTATTATTGCTAATTCTATAGATAAAACTGATGAAAAACTTGAAGATATTTTAGATTCTTTTGATTCTGAAATTGTTTATGATTGGGTTAATTATTCATCTTTAATAGGAGTAAATTTACTTTTTAATAACAATAAAGATGAACTTATTAAAACAAAAATTGAAGGAAATAAAGTTTATTATGAGCCAAAGCTTTATAATGCCACAGAGTATGGTTTTCAAAAGATTAAGTAAATCTTAGTTATAATCGCGAATATTTAAAAAGACGGAGTTTAAAATTGAGAACGCATTATTGTACTGACGTAACTGAAAAAAACATTGGTGAAGCTGTTACTGTTGCAGGTTGGGTTAATAGTAGAAGAGATCACGGTGGAATTATATTTATTGATTTAAGAGATAGAGGTGGAATCGTTCAATTAGTATGTGATCCACAAGATAGTAAAGAGGCTTTAGAAATTGCTGAAACAGTAAGAGATGAGTTTGTTTTAGTAGCTCAAGGAAAAGTAAGAGCAAGAGGAGAAGGATTAGAAAATCCAAACTTAATTACTGGAAAAATTGAAATTGTTGTTGAGAAACTAGTAATTGAAAATAGATCAAAACCTATGCCTTTTGATTTAGGTGATGAAAAAGTAAATGAAGAAATTAGATTAAGAAATAGATTTTTAGAATTAAGAACACCAAAAGCTTTTAATATTTTTAAATTAAGAAGTAAAGCAACTATTCAAGTAAGAAATACTTTAGATGAATTAGGTTTTATAGATGTTGAAACTCCAATTTTAACAAAATCTACTCCTGAAGGAGCAAGGGATTATTTAGTACCATCAAGAGTACACCCAGGGGAATTTTATGCGCTTCCTCAATCTCCTCAATTATTTAAACAACTTTTAATGGTTGCTGGATTTGATAAATATTTCCAAATTGCTAAATGTTTTAGAGATGAAGATTTAAGAGCAGATAGACAACCTGAATTTACTCAAATAGATGTTGAGATGTCTTTTTGTAATCAAGAAGATGTTATAAAAGTAGCTGAAAGATTAATTTATGATGTATTTACTGCTTGTGGAAAAGAAGTTCCTTCAACTTTCCCTAGAATTAGATATAGTGAAGCTATGGAAAAATATGGTAGTGATAAACCTGATTTAAGATTTGATATGCCTATGGTAGATGTTATTGATATTTTTGCTAACTCTACAAATGAAATTTTTTCTGAAATTGCTAAAGATAAAAAGAAAAATAGAATTAAAGCTTTAAGATGTCCAAATGGAGATAATATTTTCTCAAAAAGACAAATGAAAAGCTTTGAAGATTATGTAAGAAAATTTGGAGCTAAAGGTTTAGGATACTTCCAAATGAAAGAAGATGGATTAAAAGGTCCATTAACAAAATTCTTTAGTGAAGCTGACTTAGAAGAGATTGTAAAAGCAACACAACTTGAAGTTGGAGATGTGGTATTCTTTGGAGCAGGGGATAAAAAAACTGTTTGGGATTATATGGGAAGATTTAGATTATTCTTAGCTGACCAAATGCAAATTATTCCAGAAGATAAATATGAATTTGTATGGGTAGTTGATTTCCCTATGTTTGAAGTTGAAGATGGAAGAACTAAAGCTTTACATCACCCATTTACTATGCCAAAATCTTTAGATAATATTGAAGATTTAGAAGAAATTGAGTCTGTTGCTTATGATATTGTATTAAATGGAACTGAACTTGGTGGTGGAAGTATAAGAATTCATAAAGAAGAAATACAAGAAAAAGTTTTTGAACTTATGGGTATTAGTAAAGAAGAAGCAAATGAAAAATTTGGATTCTTATTAGAAGCTTTAAGATATGGTGCTCCAAGTCATGGTGGATTTGCTATGGGATTAGATAGAATGGTTATGCTTTTAGCTGGAACTGATTCTATTAGAGATGTTATTGCTTTCCCTAAAACTCAAAAAGCACAATGTTTAATGACACAAGCTCCAAGTGCTGTTGATAATGAACAGTTAAAAGAGTTAAGTTTAAGAATTAGACAACCACAAGCATAATTAAAAGTACACTTGATATGAAAAAAATAATTATACTTTTTTTTCTATCTTTGTGTTTTGTATTTGCCAAGCCCAAAGTGGCTGTGGCAATACCTCCACTTGATTATATAATTCAAACAATCACAGAAAAAAGATTTTTAGTTCATTCTTTATATTCTGAAAATTATTTAACAGAAAATTTAAGTAGAAAAGAAGTACGAGAAATTACTAAAAACTTAGTCTATTTAACACTAAATCTTCCAAAAGAGAAAGAACCTATAAAATATTTAAAAGCTATTTCTAAAATAGATATTGTAGATGTTTCAAAAGGAATTATTAAAATAGACAATAAC
This genomic window contains:
- the infA gene encoding translation initiation factor IF-1, with the translated sequence MAKDDVIVIDGKVIEALPNAMFRVELDNGHVVLCHISGKMRMHYIKILPGDTVKVEITPYSLDKGRITHRYK
- a CDS encoding uracil-DNA glycosylase, which gives rise to MTKAVKNRILYQLNFLKSIGFEYHCNVDFGNNELSNSTLPNNLDELENIVKNCYLCDLCKSRKNILFSKGSKNAQIMFILDEPTASEDETGEFYIGKSGEILVKMIQNVLELEVNDIYITNIVKCKSSEGFYPTHANSCNAYLSKQIEILNPMLIVTFGEKAYKYLVNDNSSFEQVRGNILPFKYYNLLPTFSPSILLRNPSLKKDAYYDMLKIKSILEIT
- the aspS gene encoding aspartate--tRNA ligase, which gives rise to MRTHYCTDVTEKNIGEAVTVAGWVNSRRDHGGIIFIDLRDRGGIVQLVCDPQDSKEALEIAETVRDEFVLVAQGKVRARGEGLENPNLITGKIEIVVEKLVIENRSKPMPFDLGDEKVNEEIRLRNRFLELRTPKAFNIFKLRSKATIQVRNTLDELGFIDVETPILTKSTPEGARDYLVPSRVHPGEFYALPQSPQLFKQLLMVAGFDKYFQIAKCFRDEDLRADRQPEFTQIDVEMSFCNQEDVIKVAERLIYDVFTACGKEVPSTFPRIRYSEAMEKYGSDKPDLRFDMPMVDVIDIFANSTNEIFSEIAKDKKKNRIKALRCPNGDNIFSKRQMKSFEDYVRKFGAKGLGYFQMKEDGLKGPLTKFFSEADLEEIVKATQLEVGDVVFFGAGDKKTVWDYMGRFRLFLADQMQIIPEDKYEFVWVVDFPMFEVEDGRTKALHHPFTMPKSLDNIEDLEEIESVAYDIVLNGTELGGGSIRIHKEEIQEKVFELMGISKEEANEKFGFLLEALRYGAPSHGGFAMGLDRMVMLLAGTDSIRDVIAFPKTQKAQCLMTQAPSAVDNEQLKELSLRIRQPQA
- a CDS encoding GGDEF domain-containing protein — encoded protein: MNDIRKIIKNTIKSLTTQEIVATPVKYSKEFYKQAKELNLSIDELKEFEKIINSLNDEEKLFIRENNITTYYELTQVLLNRVSNKDLLRFIEQLDFYLTPSIDYSIENKIGELKEELISEPQKLIKNSTLNRIRKYTNERVSRDKIVVQEKAKDVKKVIGLMGKYFDKCLLQSNDTSKEVSMIKGELEALELSKHSARDLAMLQSKLVDTIHKLEHSIEESQAELFKGQKDCVFLQKQINKLQQDLNEVSREKDIDFLTGIPNRRAFVAEVDKIENEYEIFKSKYAIVFYDIDHFKTINDNYGHECGDTVLTTFATILKKLTREEDVICRYGGEEFVALIHYTEDNEVISYLKRVQNIISTNKFVHKDIKLKVKFCAGVVYRNKYNSYKEAINQADILLNKAKHEGRNKIIIDTGNYI
- the map gene encoding type I methionyl aminopeptidase, with the protein product MAIPIRKANEIEKLRNANVIVAKTLNYLRENVKAGMTLKEVDALGDKFITDLGARPSFKGLYGFPNAICTSLNEVIIHGIPTDTVLKEGDILGLDIGTELEGWYGDAAITMPIGKISKEDEDLIACAKDSLYHAIDIIHEGMRFKELSKAIEDFIVARGYQPLVRFCGHGIGKKPHDEPEIPNYVENGNVKSGPKIKNGMVFCIEPMICQKKREPIILENNWDVISEDGLRGSHYEHTVAIVNGRAEILSTVD